The Primulina tabacum isolate GXHZ01 chromosome 16, ASM2559414v2, whole genome shotgun sequence genome window below encodes:
- the LOC142528352 gene encoding uncharacterized protein LOC142528352 has translation MDWLSTYRAVIDCVAKTVRFPSGHGDSRVFMGSGTSLGLSFISCLQMQRMLVKGCHGFLASVLDITREGSGNASDIDIVRDYLVVFADDVPGLPPDREVEFVIDIVPSTAPISKASYRTAPTEMKELKSQLQELLDKSFIRPSSSPWGATTRDLHREHLRIVLHQLRDNQLYAKFKKCEFWLEQVAFLGHIVFKEGIAVDPAKIKAVKKWPIPLTVAEKELNMRQRMWLELVKDYDCTISYHPGKTNVVADALNRKSGLQLGLKSLYCWICREMRSHWLRKHEQQFDTLLLYLRAKAEKKGNSEFGLNSDGLITFQGRICVPVGDAIHRDVLTEAHTALYSVHSGGTKMYQDLRRLYWWPRMKIDIVAFISECLTCQQYLSNPSHVLRHEALDLLPNLSFEEVPVQIIDRKVKVLRNKQVGFVKVLWRNHVIEEATWEPEEEIRRRYPDLF, from the exons atggattggttatctaCTTATCGAGCTGTGATAGATTGTGTAGCCAAGACAGTACGTTTTCCTTCAGGGCATGGTGATAGCAGGGTCTTCATGGGGTCAGGTACTTCGCTTGgcctttcttttatttcttgctTGCAAATGCAACGGATGTTGGTTAAGGGTTGTCATGGGTTTCTAGCATCGGTGCTGGATATAACTAGAGAAGGGAGTGGGAATGCGAGTGACATTGATATTGTGAGGGATTATCTTGTTGTCTTTGCTGATGATGTGCCGGGATTGCCACCGGATAGAGAGGTGGAATTTGTTATTGATATTGTACCAAGTACCGCACCGATTTCTAAAGCCTCTTATCGAACGGCCCCAACTgaaatgaaagagttgaagagtCAATTGCAAGAGTTATTAGATAAGAGCTTTATTAGACCAAGTTCATCTCCATGGGGGGCaacg ACTCGAGATCTACATAGGGAGCATTTGAGGATTGTGTTACATCAGTTGAGGGACAACCAGTTATATgctaaattcaagaagtgtgaattttggctggaGCAAGTTGCATTTTTAGGTCATATTGTTTTCAAGGAAGGAATTGCTGTGGATCCGGCTAAGATTAAAGCAGTtaagaagtggcctattcctttGACAGTTGCTGAG AAAgaactgaacatgcgtcagagaatGTGGTTAgaacttgtgaaggattatgattgcacTATCAGTTACCACCCAGGAAAAACAAATGTGGTTGCTGATGCATTGAACCGAAAGTCAGGCCTTCAATTGGGTTTGAAAAGCCTCTATTGTTGGATTTGCAgagaaatgagatcacattggTTGAGGAAG CATGAGCAACAGTTCGATACTCTTTTGTTGTACTTGAGAGCAAAGGCAGAGAAGAAGGGGAATTCTGAGTTTGGATTGAACAGTGATGGCCTGATTACATTTCAaggccgtatttgtgttcctgTTGGTGATGCTATTCATCGTGACGTTTTGACGGAAGCTCATACTGCACTTTATTCAGTACATTCAGgtggcaccaagatgtatcaagatcttcgtcgattgtattggtggccacgTATGAAGATAGATATAGTAGCATTTATTTCTGAATGcttgacttgtcagcag TATTTGTCCAATCCATCCCATGTTCTTCGACACGAAGCATTGGATCTTTTGCCTAATCTAAGCTTTGAAGAAGTGCCGGTTCAAATTATtgaccgcaaagttaaagtgcTAAGGAACAAACAAGTTGGCTTtgttaaagttctttggaggaatcatgtgATTGAAGAGGCTACATGGGAACCGGAGGAAGAGATTAGACGACGTTATCCGGATTTATTTTGA